The DNA window CGACAAAATATTCACGGCTAACCTCCCCAAAACTGTTGATTTTGCACGTCGCTATACACTTTTTTGAGAATCCCAGCGACTAACCAGGCTGCGCCGCTGGGAGTCTCTGCCATTAAAAACGGTATTCCGCACATCATCCACCGTTCGATCGAGCCGATCACGGACTCAGGAGTAATTTTCGATCGGTAGTTATGGGCAAGAATATCCGAAAACTTAAATTCACAGACTATCGCCTTCACTGGATAGCCGCGCAGCGCAAGGATTTCCCTCTCGAAACGGCTACGTTCGTTGCCACAGCAAGCCGTGAAATCGTCGATCGATTTTCGTTCGATCGTAACGATTCTTTCCAGGCCGCGGATTGAGTAATCTCCCCACGCGAGCGTACGCCGCTCGACCACGAGACCATACTTTCCCAGGTCAAGCGGAGCTTGCTCGCGTGTGTCAATTATGGCAACGAGGTTATTTTTGTCCATTGAAATATCCAATATTTTGTAAAAATGAATAAGCCTCCTTGTAAAGAAGATTTATTTTTTCTGTGGCTAATTTTTTTGGCTGACATCTACCGATTCGGTATGCGTAAACTTGATTACCGCTAATTCCAAGCCAATCACCAATAAATTTGTCAGTCAAGAATTCATGGACAAGTTGCAGTTTATCGCTTATTGTGAGATTACGATTATTTTCCATTTCCTACCCTTTCACAAATCTTTTCCGCGTTCCACTTTATATTGTAGCCACTTTTCCCTCTTTTTGTCCATTGATGGACAAAACATAGGGCCTTTCCCTGCTCCGTTGGAACCCAAGACGAGCCATTTTTTTCCTGCAAGCCTAGCTCGGCAAGCTTTTTATTTAGGGCGATGGCCGAAATTCCGAGTTTTTCCCCGATCTCGGTTGGCTCTAAAAATTCCTCATTTTTCTTCACATGGTCAAGAAGAGGGGAGGTTTTTGTGAATTCGACAAAATTAGTACCGTACTGGCGATCCACAATTTTAGAGGCTTCAGATACGATCGTGCTGGCTGGGAGTTGGACGAGTTCGCCAATCCTCTTGTACGCCTCGAACGCGTTGCAAGCAAGATCGTTAATTGTCAGTGGGCGACGGGAAATCTCACGCGCTTTTTTTTCCACGTCAATAAAATATTGACGCATCTGTCTACCAAGTTCTGTGCGCTCAAGCATACACACATGTTTTGCTAGGTCAACAGATATAAGATATTCAGATGATGGCCTGCCTCCAAGTTGGTTATCGCCAAATTTGGCGTAAACTTGATAATCCTTATGTTCTAGAGCCATACATTCCTCTAGACGTTGTTTTATCCAGTTTGTGTAGTCACGACCGACTCCAAGCCTTGAGTGCAACTCACGAGCGTTGACTGATTGAATTTTTTCCAAACCAATTTGATTTTCCAAAATTTGTATATCCATAAAAAAAATCTCCATTAAAAAATGACTTTGTGCAAAACAATTTTTACAATTGTATCATCTTTTATTGAAGATTTCAACAAAAAATTAGGATTTTTTGGTTTTATTGCATTTTGTCCATTGCATATCAATAACACGCCACACTTGCCAACAACCTCCTTTTTTAAAAAGGAATTCTTCATCTAATCCACATGTTTCTACATCGTATCCTTCCCAAAACTTTACAGGGAACCCTTCCTCGTCGTACCCTATTCCCTCGCGTTCTCCTAGGTTGTTTTGTGATTTTTTAATATAAACCTTTTGACCGTTTATTGTTATCGTTTTCATTTTTTTTTCTGCCATATCATTTTTGCTCCAATATCAACTATTTCCCAAACCTTTCCATTTTCATCTTCATATGTGTCCGAATCAAACGCATATATAAAACGTTTCTGTGTAAATTTTTTTTCTTTTTTTTCCAGAATGAATGTTCCTGGCATTTCTTCATAATATCCTATTCCTTCTCTCCTGCTACAATTACGATTAGCAGATAGTGTTTTTTTTATTTTTTTAACGTATATTTTTCTGTCGCAAATTTTAAAAAAATTCACATTTTCCCCTTTCAATAAAAAATCTCCCCATAAAGAGGAGCATTCTACTAATTTATTTCCTCTTCCCAATTTCCGAATCTATCAACTTTCCAAGTTTTTCCATCTTTCCCCCATTTTTCTCCTGGTTCTGAAAAGAATAATTTTACAATTTTTGATTTTGTATATCGAAATCGACATGGCTTGAAATCGGAGTACCCTATTCCAATTCCTTGGTTTATTTTTTTTATATAAACCAAGGAATTGGAATTTTTGCAAAACACCACTTCTCTTTCTTTCATTCATTTTTCCCCCTTAGAACGGTGGTTCCTCAAAATCCGGTTCTGACCATGCTGTTCCTGCTACGGATGCCTGTGTTGCTGGTTGCGACTGATCTCCTGACTGCGTCGCAGACCTTCCATCCAAAAACTGCACGTTTTCAG is part of the Patescibacteria group bacterium genome and encodes:
- a CDS encoding ERCC4 domain-containing protein, producing MDKNNLVAIIDTREQAPLDLGKYGLVVERRTLAWGDYSIRGLERIVTIERKSIDDFTACCGNERSRFEREILALRGYPVKAIVCEFKFSDILAHNYRSKITPESVIGSIERWMMCGIPFLMAETPSGAAWLVAGILKKVYSDVQNQQFWGG
- a CDS encoding antA/AntB antirepressor family protein; protein product: MDIQILENQIGLEKIQSVNARELHSRLGVGRDYTNWIKQRLEECMALEHKDYQVYAKFGDNQLGGRPSSEYLISVDLAKHVCMLERTELGRQMRQYFIDVEKKAREISRRPLTINDLACNAFEAYKRIGELVQLPASTIVSEASKIVDRQYGTNFVEFTKTSPLLDHVKKNEEFLEPTEIGEKLGISAIALNKKLAELGLQEKNGSSWVPTEQGKALCFVHQWTKRGKSGYNIKWNAEKICERVGNGK